From the genome of Oryza glaberrima chromosome 1, OglaRS2, whole genome shotgun sequence:
GTTGTTATTGTTCAGCTATTACTTACTGAGAATTCCCAGCTAAATTTGCCAATTCAAGGAAATGCTATACTCCTGCATGTTTGCTGATTACTGTTTTCTGTCTGTTATCATAGTATTGAATTAGTATAAGAGTGCCGGTGCTAAAATGATATCTGGTGACAACTTGCTGCTTGCCAGCAGAAAACCCCTTGGTTCTgatctttgtaaaaaaaaagtcaggtTGGACTAGTGTTTGATCATTCCCCTTGGTTCTGATCTTTGTAAAAATTTTTCAGGTTGCACATATCTTTGACAATTCTGTCCGAAATGTTGCAAAATTTTATTGCCAAACAAGGCATTAATCATCCTTATCAGTAATAGCTGTAAGTTGTTTTGTAGCCTGTAGCCCTAAATTATCAGCACTGCTATATCTTAAAATACCTCAGTATAAGGGTGCTGGTGCTAAAATGACTTAGCtgcatgtttattttgttttgtttgcaaAGACATTATCATGCTGTTTCATATTAAAGCAACAAATTGCACTTTGTCTTGCAGAGGCTGTAGCTGATGCTAACAAGGCCATTGAACTTGACCCATCAATGCACAAGGCTTATCTTCGTAAAGGGTCAGTCTTGACTAAATTATTTAATGTTATGAAAAAAGACTAGgcacattaatttattatgaTGGCTGATAAGCAAATGATCTTTAGCGCTGCATGTATACGACTGGAGGAGTATCAAACTGCAAAAGCGGCTCTTGAATTGGGTTACTCGTTCGCATCTGGTGACTCAAGGTTTACTCGCCTAATGAAGGAGTGTGATGAGCGCATTGCTGGTAAGCTGTCCCTTTGAGCCCATTGCTTGGTTAATACATTTGCAGTATTGTGTTATATTTTTACCTGGGGCATACCATTACGTGAGACTACCATATTATAGTATGCATTTTCACACATATTTGTCCTCTGGGATGAATATCCACAGCAGTCCTGTAAGTTGAAGTGAAATGTATGCACGAGACATCTTTCTCATACTTTGATGCTGTGCATTTTCTTTTCAGAGGAGCTTAGTGAAGTCCCTGTTAAGAAGGCTGAAGATGGAGCAGCTGCCCCCTCTGTTGCTTCTTTTGTTGAGGAAAAGGATGATGCTGCAAACATGGATAATACACCACCAATGGTAGAAGTGAAGCCAAAATACAGGTAACCAGTTCATGGATCCTTTAACACTGTGCTTCTTTTCCCAATACAGTTCTTTAGTCAAGTATCAAGTTATTCTGAATTGAGGGGTCCactttatattttggaaaccacTTGACAGAATCCACATGAATATATGGGATAATGTCCCACACCCTTTCTCAGACACTAAACCAAGTGCTTCTTAGGGCTGGATTTTAACCCCAATGATTTGGTACTGACATTTTCTGGAAATGCACCTGGTGTTGCAGGCACGACTTCTACAACAGTGCTACAGAAGTTGTATTGACAATTTTTGCAAAGGGTGTTCCTGCTGAGAATGTTGTTGTTGATTTTGGTGAACAAATGGTGTGTACCTTAACAATAAATTGTTGCAAATCATCTATATTTACTAATTTACTGTGCTCACTAATTAAGCCTTCCATTTTAGTTAAGTGTGTCGATTGAAGTCCCTGGAGAGGAGCCGTACCATTTTCAGCCTCGTCTGTTTTCTAAGGTATGCAATCCCTGCAATACCAGGATTATTTCTCTTCTTAATGCATTGGAAATGGAAACAGTGCATATTGTTATGACCTGAATATGTTTGTGCATTTCCTCTAATTTGTAAGGTATTTACCTGAAATATGCTTCCAAACCTAATAAAGCTGGGTGTACTGCTTTGCctattttctttggttgcattGCTGTTGATCCATACATACAGTTCTTTTTGAAAACCAATACTCAGCATCTGTTTATTATGATTTCTATGCACAGTACCAATCATCTCACCTCTTAACTTTTGCTAATCTCTTGACTATCAGATCATCCCTGAGAAAAGCAGATACCAAGTGCTATCCACGAAGGTTGAAATAAGACTGGCTAAAGCTGAACAGATTACATGGACCTCACTTGATTATGATAAAAAACCAAAGGCTGTTCCACAAAAGATAATCCCTCCAGGTAACAAACTAAGCAAAACTATTGCAGTTGATTTCCAGAAAACTGTTGAACCTACTATTGTGTTGCTTCTTGTGGTTAGTTGAAAGTTGCACTGTTCAATCTTATTATAAGAGGTTCCCCTTAAATATCTGTACTTTGCTGGGTATAATTATTTACTGCTTTATGTTAGTAACTGGTGAGCTGATTTATAGCCATGGAAAGAAATGACTTCCTGTCAATTGATGGCTATGTTTTCCATTCATGTGGTAGTTATCAATAAGGTCTGCCGTTCTATGCACTTGCTGATCGCTGGCTCACATGTCAGGCTAGTCATTTCCATTTTGCTGGTTCCTGTGCTTGTTGAACACATTAATGTCACAAAAAATTGGTAATCGAATTTAAATGAAAATGGAAGAGGGTTCTGAGTGTTATCTTGCTAATACCTTGTTGAGGCTGATGGTTTACTGCCAGATCGGCTTAAGCATGAACTGTACATGACTGGAATACAACCAAGATCAAGTCTGGCTTTTTTTTGGGGTTCAATTGTTATTCTTTCCCCATCTCTCCTACAGTTTTACTGATAGCCCTTCTTTTATCAGCTGAATCGGCCCAGAGGCCATCATATCCTTCCTCAAAATCCAAGAAAGACTGGGATAAACTGGAAGCTGAAGTTAAAAAGGAGGTTAGTACGATGCACATGGTTCAACGTTTCACTGCCTGTGGACATTCCTTGAACTCTGGTAATTATTGAATTGCCATGACTTTGAATTTCCAacaggagaaggaggagaagcttgaaGGCGATGCTGCATTGAACAAATTTTTCCGTGAcatctacagtgatgctgatgaaGACATGCGACGAGCAATGATGAAATCTTTTGTATGTCTTTCTTTAGCACAATTGATGAAATGTTTATAACTAGTGACCTTGCTGACAGAAGTGCGTTTAGTAAGTTTGAACTTTGTATACTTATACATCAACGATGTGCTTGTTTGCAGGTTGAATCTAACGGTACTGTTCTGTCGACCAATTGGAAAGATGTTGGCTCGAAGAAGGTAGAGGGAAGCCCACCTGATGGGATGGAGCTTAAGAAATGGGAGTACTAAGATCTCGGTTCGTGCATGCTGTAAATTCGTTATCATTGTGAGTCATCACTTGGCTGGAGATTTCGCGCATCATGGTCAAGTTGGATTTTGTGTGATGCTCTTCGTTGCGTTTCCATATTGTAAGCTCTCTGTGTGACAGGCTAGCTTGTCTAAGACTTTATCCTAGTTTTGGAAGATACATCTGGACACAAGAATACGTTATCTGAATCTTTGCTCTGAAGTGCAGAATGCTCTGTCGTTTTACTAATATTGCAAAGTAGTGCTGTATCTCCTATCATCCCTGAAATGCGATGTTCGTCTTAATTGTAGCCTCTACAATGCTCACAGTTAGTTTGTTATCTGTTTACTCTCCCATCTGAAAGTctagagtatttttttttatctccaatataaaaaaaactcatcttATTGTAACATAGACAAAGACTTAGATTAAAAAACGTACATATGcatacaacaaaaataaaataactttaACACAAATatatgcaaccaatgagtattagAATAATTGCTTGAGTTTCGATCGAAAAATATTTGCTCAGTTTCCATCGAAAAATAATCAATTCCGCAggctaggctgtgtttagtttcacgctaaaattggtttagtttcacgtcaaaattggaagtttgaagaaaatggttaaaaatttatgtgtatagaaaagttttaatgtgatgaaaaagttaaaagtttaaagaaaaagttagaaacaAGCACCTAATGTATCTTACGTACAGCATGCAGGTTCTTCCGTACTCTTTCCTCGATTGTTCCCCTTTAATAATCTATGCTCCGCTAGCCATATTTCCCTCTCCCCTGTTCTCTCTTCGATCCTGCAGCACTGGTGGTTGGAGACCCGTGCATTCCCCTTGTATCTATGCAACTGATTCAAAAAAGATGTGCTCGTTTAATGTATTTGTTGATATCATCGGATATTTGTAGACGTGGATCAGTAGATGACAACTAGCGAAGCACAAAGAAGATAATAGCTTAATGTCTACTATCTTcgttctaaaaatataatagatatgTCATATCTATATAAGTGTATGgacaaaatcttttatattttagaacaaagatAGTAGATGCttcatgagaaatggtgaggAGTAATGAACCCACTTGATAGTTTTGGAGTATATATTCTTTACTGCAATTCTTGCAGACTTGTAAGGTGTGCAATTTTATACGTCTTTTGCTTTGCAAACATTTGTTCCGATGTTTAGAGTGCAAAGATACATTGAATTCATTTGATTTTGTTCAGAAATAAGAGATCAAGAAGTTTCTGTATTTTTTAATCGAATCCTTCTTTTATAGTAACATATATTACTAGTGGATATTGCGGTGTTGTGCcattcaaaacttcaaatataaTATTCGGTAGGAGGAAGCTTAGAGCATCCCCAACAGCTCATCTAAATTTTATCCTCCATACTCCCATTTAGATAGTCATAAAAAAGATACCTACTCCATATTACTTTTCACTCTAACAGATCATCTATATTACATCCTCCATATACCAACATCCTATATTTTACTAATATTTTACAACTACCACATACTTATCACCactctaaaaaaaaactccccATATGTATGTCTTCTCTACCGCCGATCTCCCCACCTTTCTTTCTTCTCTACCACCAG
Proteins encoded in this window:
- the LOC127754322 gene encoding protein SGT1 homolog; translated protein: MATAAASDLESKAKAAFVDDDFELAAELYTQAIEASPATAELYADRAQAHIKLGNYTEAVADANKAIELDPSMHKAYLRKGAACIRLEEYQTAKAALELGYSFASGDSRFTRLMKECDERIAEELSEVPVKKAEDGAAAPSVASFVEEKDDAANMDNTPPMVEVKPKYRHDFYNSATEVVLTIFAKGVPAENVVVDFGEQMLSVSIEVPGEEPYHFQPRLFSKIIPEKSRYQVLSTKVEIRLAKAEQITWTSLDYDKKPKAVPQKIIPPAESAQRPSYPSSKSKKDWDKLEAEVKKEEKEEKLEGDAALNKFFRDIYSDADEDMRRAMMKSFVESNGTVLSTNWKDVGSKKVEGSPPDGMELKKWEY